The genomic region CTCCGGCAGCAGATCAAAATCCACCGAGACGATGCCGTGTTTGATGCGCTCGGCGCCTTCGCGACCCTGGATGCCCTTGAACTTCACCATGGCGAACTTCGGGCCCTGGCGAAAGCGCTCGATGGTCAACTCCAGGTCTTCGCGCTCGGTCTTAATATAGACCTTCACGCCCTCATCGAGGACTTCGGAGTCGGCGTTGAAAAGATGCAGGCGCACGTCGCCGTACACACCATGGGGGCGGCCGACTTTGGCCAGCTCCACCCGCTCGTTTGCTGTCTTGCTCATGCTCAAACGCTCCGCGCGCTCAGTCGACGATGTCGATGACCACCGGCAGGTGGTTGGGGACGGCGGCGGCGTCGACCAGGGTGCGCATCGCCCGGGCGATGCGTCCGCCGCGGCCGATCACGCGCCCGCGATGCGCCTCTTCAACGGCCAGCTCAACAAGCAGCTGGTCGCGGTGGGCGTGCGTGCGCACCTCAAACTCAACGTCATCATCCAGGAGCGAGCCGGCCAGAAATCGCACCAACTCTTCATAGCTCTTCAGGGCATCTTCGGCGGTGTGGTTGCTCATCGCGTCATTCCTCAAGGTTAAAACGCGACGAGCCCGTCAAAAACGGGCTCGTCACATACTACTTAA from Lujinxingia vulgaris harbors:
- the rimM gene encoding ribosome maturation factor RimM (Essential for efficient processing of 16S rRNA), which produces MSKTANERVELAKVGRPHGVYGDVRLHLFNADSEVLDEGVKVYIKTEREDLELTIERFRQGPKFAMVKFKGIQGREGAERIKHGIVSVDFDLLPELDDDEFYLMEVIGFPVLVAEEEDGDAPEDAEPIGIIDRFFETGANDVLVVKRSDGSELFVPYVEHAVSYVDLEAPAVVLQPLEIWTPAD
- a CDS encoding KH domain-containing protein; this encodes MSNHTAEDALKSYEELVRFLAGSLLDDDVEFEVRTHAHRDQLLVELAVEEAHRGRVIGRGGRIARAMRTLVDAAAVPNHLPVVIDIVD